One Ignavibacteria bacterium genomic window carries:
- a CDS encoding galactokinase, which translates to MIVVRAPFRLPLGGGGTDLPSYYQKNEGFLITAAINKYMFININEPAIVNKIKINYSKVEIICPQDIDSLQHEIVRESLKYLKAIRPMEISSMADLSAGTGMGSSSSYAVGLLKALNAMLRRDISTHELAEEACKVEIELIGKPIGKQDQFASAFGGIIQLDIDRLGNVTVTPLDLDHEVIYELENRLLMFYTDMERDANQILGEQSKKISEAKPEKNKSSALDYMDKIKNIGYKIKETLLDDDIDSFGKLLHEHWLTKKSVSDKMSNSKIDDWYDLAMKNGAIGGKIMGAGGGGFLLLCTENGKRKHLRKTMESAGLKYMDFKFDFEGAKVLVNI; encoded by the coding sequence ATGATTGTAGTTAGAGCGCCTTTCCGTCTTCCTCTTGGCGGCGGCGGCACAGACCTTCCTTCTTATTATCAAAAAAATGAAGGGTTCTTGATAACGGCAGCAATAAATAAGTATATGTTCATCAACATTAATGAACCTGCCATTGTCAATAAAATAAAAATAAATTATTCCAAAGTAGAAATTATCTGTCCGCAGGATATTGATTCTCTTCAGCATGAAATTGTCCGCGAATCTTTGAAGTATCTCAAAGCTATAAGACCAATGGAAATTAGCTCAATGGCTGATTTATCTGCGGGAACGGGAATGGGCTCTTCAAGCTCATATGCTGTCGGACTTTTAAAAGCGCTTAATGCAATGCTGAGACGTGATATTTCTACCCACGAGCTTGCAGAAGAAGCATGCAAAGTTGAAATTGAATTGATAGGCAAACCTATCGGGAAGCAAGACCAGTTTGCATCAGCATTCGGAGGAATTATTCAGCTTGATATCGACCGGCTCGGAAATGTTACTGTTACCCCTCTTGATTTAGACCACGAAGTTATATACGAGCTTGAGAACAGATTATTGATGTTTTATACCGATATGGAAAGAGATGCAAACCAGATCCTTGGCGAACAATCAAAAAAAATCTCGGAGGCTAAGCCCGAAAAAAACAAGTCTTCTGCACTTGATTATATGGACAAAATAAAAAACATAGGTTACAAGATAAAAGAGACTTTGCTCGATGATGACATTGATTCATTCGGAAAGCTGCTTCATGAACACTGGCTGACTAAAAAAAGCGTTTCGGATAAAATGAGTAACTCCAAAATTGATGATTGGTATGATTTGGCAATGAAAAACGGTGCGATTGGCGGAAAAATTATGGGTGCAGGCGGCGGCGGATTTTTATTGTTATGTACCGAAAACGGTAAACGCAAACATCTGCGCAAAACAATGGAAAGCGCAGGATTAAAATACATGGATTTTAAATTTGATTTTGAAGGTGCAAAGGTTTTAGTGAATATATGA
- a CDS encoding nucleotidyltransferase family protein: MKAVILAAGKGERFREVTDAIPKPMLVYKDKPVLEHNILLCKKYGITDLYINLHHLPDVIKNYFGDGSKFGVSIKYSFEDELLGTSGAVKKIANNFLQNSKEDFFVIYGDNYSDLDLSMLKNKFDEVNPLGVIGFHYREDVSSSGVALFDENFKIKEFIEKPKTDVGTNWVNAGIYYFSPEVLNFIPEGYSDFGRDIFPDLMKKNQFLYGVCYKDDVLYFDTKEFYNKNIS; the protein is encoded by the coding sequence ATGAAAGCTGTAATTCTTGCTGCAGGCAAAGGTGAAAGATTCAGGGAAGTAACAGACGCGATTCCAAAACCGATGCTTGTCTATAAAGACAAGCCCGTTCTTGAACATAATATTTTGCTCTGCAAAAAATACGGAATAACGGATTTATATATAAATCTTCACCATCTTCCTGATGTCATCAAAAATTATTTTGGTGACGGTTCAAAATTCGGAGTGAGTATAAAATATTCATTTGAAGATGAGCTTCTCGGGACTTCAGGCGCAGTAAAAAAAATCGCAAATAATTTCTTGCAAAACAGTAAAGAAGATTTTTTTGTAATTTATGGTGATAATTATTCGGATTTAGATTTGAGCATGCTAAAAAATAAGTTTGACGAAGTAAATCCTCTCGGTGTTATAGGGTTTCATTACCGAGAAGACGTAAGCTCAAGCGGTGTTGCGTTGTTTGATGAGAATTTTAAAATAAAAGAGTTCATTGAAAAACCTAAAACAGACGTTGGTACTAATTGGGTGAATGCAGGTATTTATTATTTCAGTCCTGAAGTTTTAAATTTTATTCCTGAAGGGTATTCTGATTTTGGAAGAGATATTTTTCCTGATTTAATGAAAAAAAATCAGTTTCTTTACGGAGTCTGCTACAAAGACGACGTGCTTTATTTTGATACAAAAGAATTTTATAATAAAAATATTTCATAA
- a CDS encoding nucleotide sugar dehydrogenase: protein MNKTIGIIGLWHLGSVIAVSWAKLGYKVIGFDYDKKRIENFKQNKPPIFEPGLEDEIKDLTEKGLLSFTYNIKDLSECDFVFLTYDTPVRDDDSSDTSILKKSVKDVRGVMKDNSILIVSSQSPVGYCEELRNLLKKKNKTLELAYSPENLRLGEAIECYLNPGRIILGTASKDTEQKCIELFGKITNDILAMSLESSEMVKHGINSFLSTSIVFANHIADLCEEKGANITDVIKGMKSDVRIGQKAYLAPGIGFSGGTLGRDLKVLETVNNEMDGYAKLFGFIHKTNFERKKVIVKKIEKILKKLKGKNIGILGLTYKPGTSTLRRSLPLEIVDLLIKSKAKVKVFDPKADYAELTFKPKFKIENSIEAVADKSDILVILTDWPDFKNYDWSKIISSMNSKNFLDVKNFLDKKKMKEIGFNFYSLGAGEDLKRGNK from the coding sequence ATGAACAAAACGATTGGAATAATTGGTTTATGGCATTTGGGAAGTGTGATAGCGGTCAGCTGGGCAAAGCTTGGCTATAAAGTAATCGGATTTGATTACGACAAAAAACGTATTGAAAACTTTAAACAAAACAAACCTCCGATTTTCGAGCCTGGCTTAGAAGATGAAATTAAAGATTTAACAGAAAAAGGATTACTTTCTTTTACCTATAACATAAAAGATTTATCCGAATGCGATTTTGTTTTTCTGACTTATGATACTCCCGTTCGTGATGATGATTCGAGTGATACGAGCATTTTAAAAAAATCTGTCAAAGATGTACGCGGTGTAATGAAAGATAATTCAATCTTGATTGTCAGCTCGCAGTCGCCGGTCGGATATTGTGAGGAATTGAGAAATCTTCTTAAAAAGAAAAATAAAACTTTAGAGCTTGCTTACTCACCTGAGAACTTGCGTCTTGGAGAGGCTATCGAATGTTATTTGAATCCGGGAAGAATTATTCTCGGAACCGCATCAAAAGACACTGAACAAAAATGCATCGAGCTATTCGGTAAAATTACAAACGATATTCTTGCGATGAGTCTCGAAAGCTCCGAAATGGTGAAACACGGAATCAACTCTTTTCTTTCTACGAGCATAGTTTTTGCAAATCACATTGCTGACCTTTGTGAAGAAAAAGGTGCAAATATCACTGATGTTATAAAAGGAATGAAATCCGATGTAAGAATCGGTCAGAAGGCATATCTTGCGCCCGGTATTGGCTTTTCAGGCGGTACCTTAGGACGTGATTTGAAAGTTCTTGAAACCGTTAATAATGAAATGGATGGTTACGCAAAGCTTTTCGGATTTATTCACAAAACAAACTTTGAAAGAAAAAAAGTAATCGTTAAAAAAATCGAAAAGATTTTAAAAAAGCTCAAAGGAAAAAACATCGGTATTCTTGGTCTTACATATAAACCGGGTACAAGTACTTTGCGACGCAGCTTGCCGCTTGAGATTGTTGATTTGCTTATAAAGAGCAAAGCCAAAGTAAAAGTTTTTGACCCAAAAGCTGATTATGCTGAACTTACGTTTAAGCCAAAATTTAAAATCGAGAATAGCATAGAAGCTGTTGCAGATAAATCCGATATACTTGTTATTCTGACTGACTGGCCCGATTTCAAAAATTATGATTGGTCAAAAATAATTTCTTCAATGAACTCAAAGAATTTTTTGGATGTCAAAAATTTTCTTGATAAGAAAAAAATGAAAGAAATCGGATTTAATTTTTATTCGTTAGGTGCAGGTGAAGATTTAAAAAGAGGGAACAAGTGA
- a CDS encoding Gfo/Idh/MocA family oxidoreductase, whose amino-acid sequence MRVGIIGCGLIGRKRTLALEKKDELIACCDTNSVIGKKFADDFKCKFYSDYKKLIDDSNCDAVIVAVVNKYIKKIVIYALKKGKHVIAEKPLGRNAKEAEQMIKTLNAANKNRKRKLVLKTGFNHRFHPALLKAKSIFDSGEIGKLMFIRAAYGHGGRNGMEKEWRASKDLCGGGELLDQGVHIIDLSRWFAGDIAKIFGISKTKFWNMKVEDNAFVHMTAKSGADVHFNVSWTNWKNIFSFEIFCTKGYLKISGFGGSYGKETLEVGIRKSEGGRPNIKKYSFPKEDKSWNREWREFKLAIKDNRPVLGDGIDGLKANMIIENIYKSNKLGKTVSIK is encoded by the coding sequence ATGAGAGTTGGTATAATTGGCTGTGGATTGATTGGACGTAAACGTACATTAGCTTTGGAAAAAAAGGATGAACTTATTGCGTGCTGCGACACGAATTCAGTAATCGGGAAAAAATTTGCAGATGATTTCAAATGCAAGTTTTATTCTGATTATAAAAAATTAATCGATGACTCAAACTGCGATGCAGTTATTGTTGCAGTTGTGAATAAATACATAAAAAAAATTGTCATTTATGCTTTGAAAAAAGGCAAGCACGTAATCGCTGAAAAACCTCTCGGCAGAAATGCAAAAGAAGCGGAACAGATGATAAAGACTTTAAATGCTGCAAACAAAAATAGAAAACGAAAGCTCGTTCTTAAAACAGGATTCAATCATCGCTTTCATCCCGCATTACTGAAAGCAAAAAGCATTTTTGACAGCGGTGAAATCGGAAAGCTTATGTTCATCCGCGCAGCTTACGGACACGGCGGAAGAAACGGCATGGAAAAAGAATGGCGCGCCTCGAAAGACCTTTGCGGTGGCGGCGAGCTTCTCGACCAGGGCGTGCACATAATCGATTTAAGCCGTTGGTTCGCGGGTGACATTGCAAAAATATTCGGTATTTCCAAAACGAAGTTCTGGAACATGAAAGTCGAGGACAATGCTTTTGTGCACATGACTGCAAAATCAGGCGCAGATGTTCATTTCAATGTAAGCTGGACAAACTGGAAAAATATTTTTTCATTTGAGATTTTCTGTACAAAAGGTTATCTAAAAATTTCAGGTTTTGGTGGAAGCTACGGCAAGGAAACTCTTGAAGTTGGTATCAGAAAATCCGAAGGCGGAAGACCCAACATAAAAAAATATTCATTTCCGAAAGAAGACAAAAGCTGGAACCGCGAATGGCGCGAATTTAAATTGGCAATTAAAGATAACAGACCTGTTTTAGGTGACGGTATCGATGGACTCAAAGCAAATATGATAATCGAGAACATTTATAAATCTAACAAGCTTGGTAAAACTGTAAGTATAAAATAA
- a CDS encoding SDR family oxidoreductase, whose protein sequence is MILKDKTIIVTGGSLGIGLAISKKCAQEGATVIIAARNKTDLANALTELKQISDKPHTSYSLNIGNYEEVVKFADWCKSQNLEINGLVNCAGVYGPIGKTTEVDMEKFTEAIQINFLGTVYMCNVFAPVLKSATKKKIVNYSGGGAATPFANYSAYATSKVAIVRFTENLSIELADENFDINCIAPGFVITRLHEQTIQEGAGKAGKAFFEGTQKQMESGGVPPEKAADLTAFLLSDESDGITGKFISAPWDAWTEKDFQDLLKSDKDFATLRRIDNKGFYKK, encoded by the coding sequence GTGATTTTAAAAGACAAAACAATTATTGTAACAGGCGGTAGCTTGGGCATAGGACTTGCGATTTCAAAAAAATGTGCGCAGGAAGGCGCAACAGTTATTATAGCCGCAAGAAATAAAACCGATTTAGCAAATGCGTTAACAGAGTTAAAACAAATTTCAGATAAACCTCATACATCATATTCACTTAACATCGGCAACTACGAAGAAGTTGTGAAATTTGCTGACTGGTGTAAGTCACAGAATCTTGAAATAAACGGTTTGGTAAATTGCGCAGGTGTTTATGGTCCTATCGGTAAAACAACCGAAGTTGATATGGAAAAATTTACCGAGGCGATTCAGATAAATTTTCTCGGCACTGTATATATGTGCAATGTTTTTGCGCCGGTACTGAAATCAGCTACAAAGAAAAAAATTGTTAACTATTCCGGCGGCGGCGCTGCAACTCCTTTTGCAAATTATTCCGCTTATGCTACAAGCAAAGTTGCAATCGTGAGATTCACTGAAAACTTATCAATAGAGCTTGCCGACGAAAACTTCGACATAAATTGCATTGCTCCGGGTTTTGTGATTACAAGATTGCATGAGCAGACAATTCAGGAAGGTGCAGGCAAGGCAGGCAAAGCATTTTTTGAAGGAACGCAAAAGCAAATGGAAAGCGGCGGTGTTCCTCCTGAAAAAGCCGCTGACCTAACGGCATTTCTGCTTTCTGATGAGTCCGATGGAATCACAGGCAAATTTATTTCGGCACCCTGGGATGCATGGACAGAAAAAGATTTTCAGGATTTATTGAAGTCGGACAAAGATTTTGCGACACTAAGAAGAATAGATAACAAAGGATTTTATAAAAAATAA
- a CDS encoding NAD-dependent epimerase/dehydratase family protein, with product MINVLITGVAGFIGSNLADRLVNDKNYRVIGIDNLAYGVKEQIPDGVEFHKLDIRSKDIYKVFNDVDFVYHFAAKNSIIDCQNDPLETSDINITGTINVFEASRLAGVKKVIYAESSALYEGSDVIPTPETEVRPQSFYAISKVGGMLFAEGYKRFFNVDSTALRYFCVYGPRQDYRRTVPPVFSAFIIKLLKGEQPIIYGTGDKRRDFIYVDDINDFHLQCMTDNRTDNKVFNLGSGENFSVKEIYEMIAGLLGSDIEPVYKNDLPGEAFQNLADITEAKKLGWIPKVDLKDGLNRSIDFIKSEMAKGKI from the coding sequence ATGATTAACGTTCTTATCACAGGTGTCGCCGGATTTATCGGTTCCAATCTTGCCGACCGTCTTGTTAATGACAAAAACTACAGAGTCATCGGCATCGATAATCTTGCGTATGGCGTTAAGGAACAGATTCCCGATGGTGTGGAATTTCACAAGCTCGACATAAGGTCAAAAGATATTTACAAAGTTTTTAATGATGTTGATTTTGTTTATCACTTCGCAGCGAAAAACAGCATTATTGACTGCCAGAATGACCCGCTTGAAACTTCTGATATAAACATCACAGGCACAATAAATGTTTTTGAAGCATCGCGTCTTGCAGGCGTGAAAAAAGTTATTTACGCCGAAAGCTCGGCTTTGTATGAAGGAAGCGATGTAATTCCGACTCCTGAAACCGAAGTTAGGCCGCAAAGCTTTTACGCAATCAGCAAAGTTGGAGGAATGCTTTTTGCTGAAGGATATAAAAGATTTTTTAATGTTGACTCGACTGCGTTAAGATATTTCTGCGTTTATGGCCCGCGTCAGGATTACCGCAGAACGGTTCCTCCTGTTTTTTCTGCTTTCATAATTAAGTTACTCAAAGGCGAGCAACCTATTATATACGGCACGGGTGATAAACGCCGTGATTTTATTTATGTCGATGACATAAATGATTTTCACCTTCAGTGCATGACCGATAACCGTACTGACAATAAAGTTTTTAATCTCGGAAGCGGTGAAAATTTTTCCGTTAAGGAAATTTATGAAATGATTGCAGGTTTACTTGGTTCGGATATTGAACCTGTTTATAAAAATGATTTACCGGGTGAGGCATTTCAGAATCTTGCTGACATCACCGAAGCAAAGAAATTAGGATGGATTCCAAAAGTTGATTTAAAAGACGGATTGAACCGTTCTATTGATTTTATTAAATCCGAAATGGCGAAAGGTAAGATTTAA
- a CDS encoding transaldolase: MGVSKLKVKIFADGAEKAGMLEMYANPQISGFTTNPTLMKKVGIKSYVDFSKDILSNIKDKPISLEVFSDDFDEMERQALEINSWGDNVYVKIPITNTKRESAVNLIEKLAKKGVKLNITAIMTVQQVKDILPALKHSPASYVSVFAGRIADAGVDPIPIMKEVVELLKPYPQMELIWASPRELLNIVQADGIGCHIITVTNDILKKLPTLGKDLDEFSLDTVKMFYDDAKAAGYKI, translated from the coding sequence ATGGGAGTCAGTAAGTTGAAAGTAAAAATTTTTGCAGACGGGGCTGAGAAAGCAGGCATGCTGGAGATGTATGCGAATCCGCAAATTTCGGGATTTACTACAAATCCGACATTGATGAAGAAAGTTGGAATAAAAAGCTATGTCGATTTTTCAAAAGATATTTTGTCAAACATAAAAGATAAGCCGATTTCACTCGAAGTTTTTTCGGATGACTTCGATGAAATGGAACGACAGGCGCTCGAAATAAATTCTTGGGGAGATAACGTTTATGTAAAAATTCCGATAACAAACACTAAGCGCGAGTCAGCGGTTAATCTCATAGAAAAGCTTGCTAAGAAAGGCGTTAAGCTGAACATCACTGCTATAATGACCGTTCAGCAGGTGAAAGATATTTTACCTGCATTGAAGCACAGTCCCGCTTCGTATGTTTCGGTTTTTGCGGGAAGAATTGCAGATGCCGGCGTTGACCCTATTCCCATTATGAAAGAGGTTGTTGAGCTTTTGAAGCCGTATCCGCAAATGGAATTAATCTGGGCAAGTCCGCGTGAGTTGCTTAACATAGTTCAGGCAGATGGAATCGGATGTCATATCATTACCGTTACAAATGACATTCTGAAAAAACTCCCGACACTCGGAAAAGACCTTGATGAATTTTCACTCGATACCGTTAAGATGTTTTATGATGATGCAAAAGCTGCAGGATATAAAATTTAA
- a CDS encoding HAD-IIIA family hydrolase, which translates to MIKNIFFDRDGVINHVVFREKFETAPWTFDEFKIREDFVELYDSLKHKDYNMFVVSNQPDVIRGDMKQEELDKITKVITDKFDFKEIVYCYDSENTSFNRKPNPGMLLGLIERYNLNRDETIMVGDTWKDIEASHKAGIKTIYIKNNYNKLNSYLPDFEVDTLHEVEDIINKLNKE; encoded by the coding sequence ATGATAAAAAATATTTTTTTTGACAGAGACGGTGTAATCAATCACGTAGTTTTCAGAGAGAAGTTCGAAACTGCTCCATGGACTTTTGATGAGTTCAAAATAAGAGAAGACTTCGTTGAGCTTTATGATTCCTTGAAACACAAAGATTATAATATGTTTGTTGTTTCAAATCAGCCCGATGTCATTCGCGGTGATATGAAACAGGAAGAGCTTGACAAAATCACAAAGGTCATAACGGATAAATTTGATTTCAAGGAGATTGTTTACTGCTACGACAGCGAAAACACAAGCTTCAACAGAAAACCAAACCCGGGAATGCTTCTCGGCTTAATCGAAAGATACAATCTTAACCGCGATGAAACCATCATGGTCGGCGATACCTGGAAAGACATTGAAGCTTCACACAAAGCAGGGATAAAAACTATATATATTAAAAATAATTATAATAAGTTAAATTCGTATCTGCCTGATTTCGAAGTTGATACTTTGCACGAAGTTGAAGATATCATAAATAAATTAAACAAAGAGTAA
- a CDS encoding SIS domain-containing protein, with amino-acid sequence MSFSEQFLKESIDIINKLDKTELEKAVAILKQTRENGGRLFIIGSGGGAGHASHAVCDFRKICGMETYSPSDNVSELTARVNDEGWDVSYVNWIKGSRFNSKDCVLVFSVGGGNADKQISMNLVNVIKHAKEIGAKVVGIVGKDGGYTKEAGDAVILIPTVNESRITPHTEGFQAIVWHLIVSHPELQINKTKWESVS; translated from the coding sequence ATGAGTTTTTCTGAACAGTTTCTGAAAGAATCAATCGACATTATAAACAAGCTGGATAAAACCGAGCTTGAAAAAGCTGTTGCTATCTTAAAGCAGACCCGCGAGAACGGCGGAAGACTTTTCATCATAGGTTCAGGCGGCGGCGCAGGTCATGCATCGCATGCTGTCTGCGACTTCAGAAAAATCTGCGGCATGGAAACATACTCTCCATCTGATAATGTATCAGAGCTTACCGCACGTGTGAACGACGAGGGCTGGGACGTTTCTTATGTGAACTGGATTAAAGGAAGCAGATTCAACAGCAAAGATTGTGTTCTGGTTTTTTCAGTCGGCGGCGGAAATGCAGACAAACAAATCAGCATGAATCTCGTGAATGTTATCAAACACGCAAAAGAAATCGGCGCAAAAGTTGTTGGTATTGTCGGGAAGGATGGCGGCTACACAAAAGAAGCAGGTGATGCAGTAATTTTAATTCCGACAGTAAATGAAAGCAGAATCACACCGCACACTGAAGGTTTTCAGGCAATAGTCTGGCATTTAATAGTATCTCACCCTGAGCTACAAATAAACAAAACAAAATGGGAGTCAGTAAGTTGA
- a CDS encoding capsule assembly Wzi family protein, translating to MNLKNKTSFYLFLTGFLFLVTSISFSQQDLTPVQDNVYIFLKRMQLQGLIPQYNSSNLPLSRNQISNFLKQIGFQKSKLANTDKNILDEYLVDYSYELTGKVKAENILQGGNILSNKNKYLYYDADSSNSLFTNLYFGVNQKVGNGDSLGNHKITLGEAGIVIRVTFRNILGFYLKATNGEKLIGDSADIQFAINNDIKYKANNKFVLEKKNFDSFRGYLRYAPKNDEWISVMIGREQINQGFGYMDKLYYSNNTIPFDLVKLDLNFKKVNYSFSFGSLKGDSLGRDIPTKIIASHRLNLNLFETFKLGFFESIVSTATPFSITYLNPISFLTSADLNTGQASTESSNTSLGLDFEYIPVKNLGLQWTFLIDDINLKTVFKDDSTYNDNKFGYQLGIFWNDAFTLPGLTFTTEYTRLDPFVYSHRSNKSNYTNWALPLGHHIESNSDEIAGELQYFISNRFNVKLRYGYTRHGSGFILDSLGNLVRNFGGDINFGEGDQTVPVKNTFLQGYRINSNNISFSLNFQPLKQLFIDLNFQYWLSDYVYKNQKYKDFYFNGYFYFYI from the coding sequence TTGAATCTGAAAAATAAAACATCATTTTATTTATTTTTAACCGGATTTCTTTTTTTAGTTACTTCTATTTCTTTTTCTCAGCAGGATTTGACTCCCGTTCAGGATAATGTTTACATTTTTCTTAAACGTATGCAATTGCAAGGATTGATTCCTCAATACAATTCTTCAAATCTTCCTTTATCACGCAATCAAATCTCGAATTTTTTAAAACAGATTGGCTTCCAAAAAAGTAAATTAGCAAACACTGATAAAAATATTCTGGACGAATATTTAGTTGATTATAGTTACGAGCTTACAGGTAAAGTAAAAGCAGAAAATATTCTCCAAGGAGGCAATATTTTAAGCAACAAAAATAAATATTTATATTATGATGCCGATTCTTCTAATTCGCTTTTCACAAATTTATATTTCGGTGTAAACCAAAAAGTCGGTAACGGCGATTCGCTCGGGAATCATAAAATTACTTTAGGTGAAGCAGGAATTGTCATTCGCGTAACGTTCAGAAATATTCTCGGATTTTATTTGAAGGCAACAAACGGTGAAAAGCTAATAGGCGATTCCGCCGATATTCAATTTGCAATCAACAACGACATAAAATATAAAGCAAATAATAAATTTGTTCTTGAAAAGAAAAACTTCGATTCTTTCAGAGGATATTTGCGTTATGCACCTAAAAATGATGAGTGGATATCTGTGATGATTGGACGTGAACAGATAAATCAGGGATTTGGATATATGGATAAATTATATTACTCGAATAATACAATACCGTTTGATTTGGTTAAGCTTGATTTGAACTTCAAAAAAGTAAATTACTCTTTCAGCTTCGGTTCGTTAAAAGGAGATTCGCTCGGCCGGGACATTCCGACAAAAATAATTGCATCGCATAGATTAAACTTAAACTTATTTGAAACTTTTAAGCTAGGTTTTTTTGAAAGCATAGTTTCAACAGCTACACCGTTTAGCATAACATATCTTAACCCGATTAGCTTTTTAACATCGGCAGATTTAAACACAGGTCAGGCAAGCACGGAAAGCAGTAATACAAGCTTGGGACTGGATTTTGAATACATTCCTGTAAAAAATCTGGGCTTGCAATGGACGTTTTTAATCGATGACATAAATCTGAAAACGGTGTTCAAAGATGATTCGACATATAACGATAATAAATTTGGTTATCAGCTTGGAATATTTTGGAATGATGCTTTCACCTTACCCGGCTTGACATTCACAACTGAATACACTCGTCTCGACCCGTTTGTTTACTCTCATAGAAGCAACAAGAGCAATTACACAAACTGGGCTTTGCCGCTTGGACACCACATTGAGTCCAACTCAGATGAAATTGCGGGAGAACTTCAGTATTTTATCTCAAATAGATTTAATGTAAAATTAAGATACGGCTACACAAGGCACGGCTCGGGATTTATTCTTGACAGCTTGGGAAATCTCGTTCGTAACTTCGGTGGAGACATAAATTTTGGTGAAGGAGACCAGACAGTTCCTGTAAAAAATACTTTTCTACAGGGATACAGAATTAACAGCAATAATATTTCATTTTCACTTAATTTCCAACCGTTGAAACAGTTGTTTATAGACTTAAATTTTCAGTATTGGTTATCTGATTATGTTTACA